A region from the Kryptolebias marmoratus isolate JLee-2015 linkage group LG9, ASM164957v2, whole genome shotgun sequence genome encodes:
- the LOC108240564 gene encoding T-cell immunoglobulin and mucin domain-containing protein 4-like isoform X2 has product MECVWREKIVISSLQNMFIRYATHMRGLSLSFLLILIQASSCTIRVTGRIGQNVTLPCMYDAQTEGGNSFCWGHEQVPLFKCSNLVLSSKNGNVVFRKSPKYQLLGRVAEGDFSLTVLDAQRSDAGVYGCRVEVPGLFNDQKVNTELIIEEAPVEQPVTTSDATTKEILTPAPNDREVRESTMEKSVTDKEISETFQGVGNIGRMAVIFFLTIIIILVLIIRRTVLSKEKLQRTTFTDENIYESVSMVR; this is encoded by the exons AtggagtgtgtgtggagggagAAAATCGTTATATCCTCTCTTCAGAACATGTTTATACGATATGCTACACACATGCGAGGTCTTTCGCTTTCTTTCCTTCTGATCCTGATCCAAG CATCTTCCTGCACCATCAGAGTCACTGGTCGGATTGGACAGAATGTTACTTTGCCCTGCATGTATGACGCACAGACCGAAGGAGGCAACAGCTTCTGCTGGGGACATGAGCAGGTGCCCCTGTTCAAATGCTCCAACTTAGTCCTTTCATCCAAGAATGGGAATGTTGTTTTCAGGAAGTCCCCCAAGTACCAGCTGCTGGGACGGGTGGCAGAGGGCGACTTTTCCTTGACCGTCCTCGACGCTCAGAGGAGTGATGCTGGTGTGTACGGCTGCAGGGTGGAGGTTCCTGGCTTATTTAACGACCAGAAGGTCAACACAGAACTGATTATAGAAGAAG CTCCTGTGGAACAACCTGTTACAACTTCTGATGCAACAACAAAAG AAATACTAACACCAGCACCGAATGACAGGGAAGTCCGAGAGTCGACAATGGAGAAGAGTGTAACAGATAAG GAAATATCTGAAACCTTCCAGGGAGTGGGGAACATCGGAAGGATGGCAGTTATTTTCTTCCTCACCATCATCATAATCCTCGTCTTGATTATCC GAAGGACAGTTCTGTCAAAGGAGAAGCTGCAACGCACCACCTTCACCGATGAGAATATTTATGAAAGCGTCTCGATGGTTAGATGA
- the LOC108240564 gene encoding T-cell immunoglobulin and mucin domain-containing protein 4-like isoform X1: MECVWREKIVISSLQNMFIRYATHMRGLSLSFLLILIQASSCTIRVTGRIGQNVTLPCMYDAQTEGGNSFCWGHEQVPLFKCSNLVLSSKNGNVVFRKSPKYQLLGRVAEGDFSLTVLDAQRSDAGVYGCRVEVPGLFNDQKVNTELIIEEAPVEQPVTTSDATTKEILTPAPNDREVRESTMEKSVTDKEISETFQGVGNIGRMAVIFFLTIIIILVLIIPGRTVLSKEKLQRTTFTDENIYESVSMVR; this comes from the exons AtggagtgtgtgtggagggagAAAATCGTTATATCCTCTCTTCAGAACATGTTTATACGATATGCTACACACATGCGAGGTCTTTCGCTTTCTTTCCTTCTGATCCTGATCCAAG CATCTTCCTGCACCATCAGAGTCACTGGTCGGATTGGACAGAATGTTACTTTGCCCTGCATGTATGACGCACAGACCGAAGGAGGCAACAGCTTCTGCTGGGGACATGAGCAGGTGCCCCTGTTCAAATGCTCCAACTTAGTCCTTTCATCCAAGAATGGGAATGTTGTTTTCAGGAAGTCCCCCAAGTACCAGCTGCTGGGACGGGTGGCAGAGGGCGACTTTTCCTTGACCGTCCTCGACGCTCAGAGGAGTGATGCTGGTGTGTACGGCTGCAGGGTGGAGGTTCCTGGCTTATTTAACGACCAGAAGGTCAACACAGAACTGATTATAGAAGAAG CTCCTGTGGAACAACCTGTTACAACTTCTGATGCAACAACAAAAG AAATACTAACACCAGCACCGAATGACAGGGAAGTCCGAGAGTCGACAATGGAGAAGAGTGTAACAGATAAG GAAATATCTGAAACCTTCCAGGGAGTGGGGAACATCGGAAGGATGGCAGTTATTTTCTTCCTCACCATCATCATAATCCTCGTCTTGATTATCC CAGGAAGGACAGTTCTGTCAAAGGAGAAGCTGCAACGCACCACCTTCACCGATGAGAATATTTATGAAAGCGTCTCGATGGTTAGATGA
- the LOC108240564 gene encoding T-cell immunoglobulin and mucin domain-containing protein 4-like isoform X3, which translates to MECVWREKIVISSLQNMFIRYATHMRGLSLSFLLILIQASSCTIRVTGRIGQNVTLPCMYDAQTEGGNSFCWGHEQVPLFKCSNLVLSSKNGNVVFRKSPKYQLLGRVAEGDFSLTVLDAQRSDAGVYGCRVEVPGLFNDQKVNTELIIEEEILTPAPNDREVRESTMEKSVTDKEISETFQGVGNIGRMAVIFFLTIIIILVLIIPGRTVLSKEKLQRTTFTDENIYESVSMVR; encoded by the exons AtggagtgtgtgtggagggagAAAATCGTTATATCCTCTCTTCAGAACATGTTTATACGATATGCTACACACATGCGAGGTCTTTCGCTTTCTTTCCTTCTGATCCTGATCCAAG CATCTTCCTGCACCATCAGAGTCACTGGTCGGATTGGACAGAATGTTACTTTGCCCTGCATGTATGACGCACAGACCGAAGGAGGCAACAGCTTCTGCTGGGGACATGAGCAGGTGCCCCTGTTCAAATGCTCCAACTTAGTCCTTTCATCCAAGAATGGGAATGTTGTTTTCAGGAAGTCCCCCAAGTACCAGCTGCTGGGACGGGTGGCAGAGGGCGACTTTTCCTTGACCGTCCTCGACGCTCAGAGGAGTGATGCTGGTGTGTACGGCTGCAGGGTGGAGGTTCCTGGCTTATTTAACGACCAGAAGGTCAACACAGAACTGATTATAGAAGAAG AAATACTAACACCAGCACCGAATGACAGGGAAGTCCGAGAGTCGACAATGGAGAAGAGTGTAACAGATAAG GAAATATCTGAAACCTTCCAGGGAGTGGGGAACATCGGAAGGATGGCAGTTATTTTCTTCCTCACCATCATCATAATCCTCGTCTTGATTATCC CAGGAAGGACAGTTCTGTCAAAGGAGAAGCTGCAACGCACCACCTTCACCGATGAGAATATTTATGAAAGCGTCTCGATGGTTAGATGA